Proteins from a single region of Ananas comosus cultivar F153 linkage group 3, ASM154086v1, whole genome shotgun sequence:
- the LOC109707677 gene encoding probable E3 ubiquitin-protein ligase RHA1A has protein sequence MGFPVGYSELLLPKLLLQLILFLGLLRRVLSWAFGAVGLGDLLDPDAPWAPDAHAAPQPRPAPAVDDVLPVVRYDELRPLPHPRGGGESCAVCLHDLDGAAEVRRLANCRHVFHRGCLDRWMAHDQRTCPLCRAPLLPADAPAPAPDAADYDYAFSLPSPALLLPHQLLGGGY, from the coding sequence ATGGGGTTTCCGGTGGGGTACTCGGAGCTGCTGCTCCcgaagctgctgctgcagctgatCCTGTTCCTGGGCCTGCTCCGGCGCGTGCTCTCGTGGGCGTTCGGGGCGGTGGGCCTGGGCGACCTGCTCGACCCGGACGCGCCGTGGGCACCCGACGCGCACGCGGCGCCGCAGCCCCGCCCGGCCCCGGCCGTGGACGACGTGCTCCCCGTGGTGCGCTACGACGAGCTCCGGCCCCTCCCCCACCCGCGCGGGGGCGGGGAGAGCTGCGCCGTGTGCCTCCACGACCTCGACGGCGCCGCCGAGGTCCGCCGCCTCGCCAACTGCCGCCACGTCTTCCACCGCGGCTGCCTCGACCGTTGGATGGCCCACGACCAGCGCACCTGCCCCCTCTGCCGCGCCCCCCTCCTCCCCGCCgacgcccccgcccccgccccagACGCCGCCGACTACGACTACGCCTTCTCCTTGCCCAGCCCGGCGCTGCTCCTTCCCCACCAGTTACTCGGCGGTGGGTACTAA
- the LOC109707734 gene encoding BTB/POZ domain-containing protein At1g63850, with the protein MGASAHLKTHTPKQSHQTPSPLTSKRRKRRDTAAAAAAAAAPPPSSPDVVSSDAAPWCCAPLSSPPPPTPTPPPHRALPLPPPLDSDPMEAAAANTAPSYPACAPPYPSSYSKFNSALNAGLLNPMSPPPTRSSPTLFDMMANEHDYHPRSVAAAAAAAAAAPPPPPPPLPQLRAESRQAQLQERVAELLGSRSPGSQFNDPESSDVRLTLASKDGLAVCLSVHRHILVAHSRFFAAKLSDRWSRQQRALPHVVEISDCDDVEVYIETLRLMYCKDLRRRLMKEDVAKVLGILKVSAAIVFDAGVLSCLEYLEAAPWAEDEDEKVASLLTQLRLESSGAGEVLKRVSLEAGPSSAADEASGNGGAGEEILVRLLHVVLEGKDEKARREMKGLVSKMLRESNGVAAPPSSSSASGGDLSKDSLYAACDGCLRLLRHHFLRAAAAPAPPVASSDPSDTAQIARQADNLHWMLDILVDRQIADHFLTTWAAEAELAELHPKVPAIHRFEVSRVTARLFVGVGKGQILASKEARCLLLKTWLEPFYEDFGWMRRACKGLDRHLVEDGLANTILTLPLAMQQEILLAWFDRFLNSGEDCPNIQRGFEVWWRRAFWRRNGEPEPPPQLSITAVSENSC; encoded by the exons ATGGGCGCCTCCGCGCATCTCAAAACCCACACCCCCAAACAATCCCACCAGACGCCCAGCCCCCTCACTTCCAAGCGCCGCAAACGCCGCGacaccgccgccgcagcagcagctgcagcggCTCCTCCCCCGTCCTCCCCTGACGTCGTCTCCTCCGACGCCGCCCCCTGGTGCTGCGCCCCACTCTCCTCTCCGCCCCCGCCCACTCCCACTCCTCCTCCACACCGCGCTCTCccgcttcctcctcctctgGATTCGGACCCCATGGAGGCGGCGGCTGCGAACACGGCGCCTTCGTACCCCGCGTGCGCGCCGCCCTACCCGTCGAGCTACAGCAAGTTCAACTCGGCCCTCAACGCGGGGCTCCTCAACCCCATGTCGCCTCCCCCCACCCGCTCCAGCCCCACCCTCTTCGACATGATGGCCAACGAGCACGACTACCACCCCCGCTCCGTCGCCGccgcagctgcagctgcagctgcagcgccgccgccgccgccgccgcccctcccCCAGCTGCGCGCGGAGAGTCGCCAGGCCCAGCTCCAGGAGCGCGTCGCGGAGCTCCTGGGGAGCCGCAGCCCCGGGAGCCAGTTCAACGACCCCGAGTCGAGCGACGTGCGCCTCACCCTCGCCTCCAAGGACGGGCTCGCCGTCTGCCTCAGCGTCCACCGGCACATCCTCGTCGCCCACAGCCGCTTCTTCGCCGCCAAGCTCTCCGACCGCTGGTCCAGGCAGCAGCGCGCCCTCCCCCACGTCGTCGAGATCTCTGACTGCGACGACGTCGAGGTCTACATCGAGACCCTCCGCCTCATGTACTGCAAGGATCTCCGCCGCAGGCTCATGAAGGAGGACGTCGCCAAGGTCCTCGGCATCCTCAAG GTGTCGGCGGCGATCGTCTTCGACGCGGGGGTTCTCTCTTGCCTCGAATACCTGGAGGCGGCGCCGTGGgcggaggacgaggacgagaaGGTGGCGTCGCTGCTCACCCAGCTGCGCCTGGAGAGCTCCGGTGCAGGGGAGGTGCTGAAgagggtctccctcgaagcagGCCCTTCGTCCGCGGCCGACGAGGCCAGCGGGAacggcggcgccggcgaggagatCCTCGTGCGGCTCCTCCACGTCGTGCTGGAAGGGAAGGACGAGAAGGCGAGGAGGGAGATGAAGGGCCTCGTCTCCAAGATGCTCCGCGAGAGCAACGGTGTCGCCgctcccccctcctcctcctccgcctccggcgGAGACCTCAGCAAGGACTCGCTCTACGCCGCCTGCGACGgctgcctccgcctcctccgccaccacttcctccgcgccgccgccgcccccgcccctcCCGTCGCGTCCTCCGACCCCTCGGACACCGCCCAGATTGCGCGGCAGGCCGACAACCTCCACTGGATGCTCGACATCCTCGTCGACCGCCAAATTGCCGACCACTTCCTAACAACCTGGGCCGCCGAGGCGGAGCTCGCCGAATTGCACCCTAAAGTCCCGGCGATCCACCGGTTCGAGGTGAGCCGGGTCACGGCCCGGCTCTTCGTCGGAGTCGGAAAAGGCCAGATCCTGGCGTCGAAGGAGGCCCGGTGCCTTCTGCTGAAGACGTGGCTCGAGCCGTTCTACGAGGATTTCGGGTGGATGAGGAGGGCGTGTAAAGGGCTCGATCGCCATTTGGTCGAGGACGGCCTCGCCAACACCATCTTGACGCTGCCGCTGGCGATGCAGCAGGAGATTCTTCTCGCGTGGTTCGATCGGTTTCTCAACTCCGGCGAGGATTGCCCCAATATTCAGAGGGGGTTCGAGGTGTGGTGGCGGAGGGCCTTCTGGCGGCGCAACGGCGAGCCCGAACCGCCGCCGCAGCTCAGTATCACCGCCGTCTCGGAGAATTCTTGCTGA